From the genome of Ostrinia nubilalis chromosome 1, ilOstNubi1.1, whole genome shotgun sequence:
AATTCGTCAAGTTTGGGCTTAGTGTAGGTGATCCATTAGTATCTTCCTTGTTTTCGTTccgtaaattttttttatctgcCACGTACCTTTACACATCTTTAGTTTACGTGGTAAAAGCGATCCTTCTGTTTAAATCTAGCTTATGTCCATAAAGAATGTGACTCTTATGTTCGTGTCTAGGGTTGAGTTCCTAGCATTTCCTTTCCTCACGTCGGAATGTACCTCTAAGCAAATAAAAAGACACCACTATTTTTAtcacattcaaaataaataatattatgttttttcaaCGGTCACACCAAAGCTGCAACTGTCTTGCAAATGCTCGTACTAATCTCACTTAAAGCTCCTAGCGGGATTTGAACTCGGAACCGCCTGGCGTCGCAGTCCGCTACTCGAACTACAAGGCTTTACTCATTACTATTTACTCTTAAGCCAAGAATTAATGGGTGAGCCTATAATGTGTACAACCATTCGACGAGTATTTCTAAGCAGTATATTTACGGCCAATACCATACGTATTGCTAGGCAGAGAGCAAGAGTGCGCGAGCATTAAAGGTTATTTATGGTGTATTACTGTGCGGATGCCCTATGGGATTTTCCATCGGAAACATCTTGAACAATCCGACTTTGTCTATTGATGAAGtttatgttcataaaaaaatatatgataaagtaaatatattttttttttcgtcaagtCGTTCAGTATCTGTTAGTCTTTAGTCTACTATCCCaaccagtggcggatttacaaatttgccgctagtaggccattcaatttttgccgcccctacctactgacttttgaaattcaatacgttagtttaatcccgttttagtatgattgtgaacttaatgatatttctgtcagttactagattattattgcaaCCCGCTATGTAATGAAGAGTTTAATGTTGACCTAAAAACAGCAGTATGTACTAATACTAAGGTGGGCAAAGGCatgacttaaaaatacctacactatatgaacacagacaaaataatgtgtggtcagtaaacattgtttttggtaaatatgttttattggacttaacagtttaaaaacaatacaaacaatttctattaaaattgGTAGATATAACTTCAGTTAATGGTGACAGACAATGAGATCAAataagttttacattattttcttgcgagattttaaattagcaaaatcattaattatatcgacgtatgaaatctttttcataagTTCTGACTCTATGCACAAAAGAGATAAAGCATTAATAGGCCagaagaattagattttaaatcggaaataattcctacaaaagattttattgctttaatggcttcattggttgcccattaagactttcctaggttttcgacttcgacggagttgtgcttaagtggtgggggcccccgaaaggggcgctttttaggttttccggttataccgcgaaaaggacttaccctatcgaaaagtgttcttcctgatggttgaagggcatttaatcttgcattaaataagaccaaattcatatgttttggacaaaccgttctcgtgcaaatgttcggcaaagtagaaaatatgtgtataattaatgaccctctccacgtccaatggctcgttatccgtaggctcccaagccttgtaaagggtcgccttaaccagcgtatccctgtcaaggctcacgagttggattcgcttatccttgttcgtcccagccattccttaactgcggttgctgcacctcttcctggcactctcctgaacgattCTGTGTTActtaatgtggctgcccctcttccttgtaccctcctgtacgattgcactgcttagccatatgcctggtccaaggttcgacgccacaaaatcaacttcgtacgcgagaaaatagtttaaatactattttccttgcttgcaacatttttctttagccttcctcaatttatgagctattcaacacaaaaataattatttcaatcaaactagtaattcttgagattagcgcgttcaaacaaacaaacaaaaaactcttcagcgttttaatatgaacttgttgttgttgatttttggcgtcgaaccttagaccaggcatacggctaggcaacgtagtcctgcaggatacaaggaagaggggcagccacagtaggtaacacagtcgttcaggtgagtgccaggaagaggtgcagcaaccgcagttaaggaacggctgggacgaacaaggataggcgcatccagctcgtaagccttgatagggttacactggttgaggcgctccttttcaagacttggaagcctgcgggtaacgagccattggacgtggagggggtcattaattatacacatattttctactttgccgaacatttgcacgagaacggtttgttcaaaacatatgaatttggtcttatttaatgcaggattaaatgccctttaaACCgccaggaagaccacttttagATAGGGTAaatcctttacgcggtataaccggaaaaccgaaaaagcgcccctttcgggggcccccaccacttaagcacaactccgtcgaagtcgaaaacctaggagagtctttatgggcaactaatgaagccattaaagcactaaaatctttagtaggaattatttccgatttaattcatttttgtgtttaattctactggcctataagctTTTCTTGAAGTAGATCGTAGATAGTTTTTAACCCGTTTTAAGCAAGAAAAGCTTCTATATCTAGTATAATTAGCTAAGAACTACTTAAAGGTAAACAGAAAGACCAAGGCTtggtaatacagggtggcccagaagaaaattaacttttgaaaattcaaggaaacgaaaactgtacctacatttttatagaactttaactattgcaatttaaagaaaatttaatgcaatttatttttaaatttacctttattaaattacatcgcccaggagatttccttgacgcttacaacattcgatcaacatacatcaaaatcttggaatgcgttcgtcagaattactttgaaacctattttcaattttttgccgaatgctcagcttcagttgctgcatggttgttggattataaaagtatactctattcttaatgtaacaccacaaaaaataattttctggagtgagattagggcttcctggtgaccagaagatgtcacccctgcctgaaattatttttttgtgggaacatgtctcttaccatctaaatgctctcagttgaagtgtgacacgtagccccatcttgatgaaaccaagtgctcagGTCATAACCTTgcaaatcttgcagctttgaaatcaaaaagcttttcagcctaccagtaggTATAGCGCTCccaaaattaatcatcctttcaatgcaacaaaccaattaagcagtggtgaaatctcactgcctctaagaagcgctaatctcattccagcagacttctttttgtgaggttaccttatgagcagagtatactctaataatccaaaaactctgcagcattcatccatcctaaATCCATTTTGAGGTAACTCTAAGGGCTCCTGTACACGACGctgccaccgcgccgccgccgcgccgtcgacgcgccgctacactgttcatacgcaccgagtaagcggcggcagcggtgttcacgcggcgcgtataaacagtgcaaaggcgcggcgacgcgacggcgcggcggcggcgcggtagcggcgccGTGTGCTGATCAGCgcttacgaaagttttccaaaatgttgatgtatgttgaccgaatgttgtaaacgtcaagggaatcacatgtaggtacgataaaatttataaaagataaaattttaaaataaattgcactaaatttcctttaaattgcaaaagcttaagttctacaaaaatgtacagttttcgtttccttgaattttcaaaagttaattttattcTGGGCTACcctgtaaaacaatatacacgaagttgtggagagatggtgctcgtgctaggctccgaagatcctgtgttacttaagagtttttattttatttttattgaaacgctattggaatattttaaaattcatgatcacataagtacctaagtatatattacagtgcgtttattaatcgtttatttatagatggattgtgtaggtatacgtatattttttttttcctgtaaaaaaaaatttgctaaatttgccgcccctctaaatctgccgccctaggcactggcctacttggcctattggtaaatccgccactgatcCCAACACTACGTCACATCATAAGCTTAGGTCATGAGAGGTCTCCACGTTTTTGTCATTCTCTGCCGCTTTTTACTGAAGGAGAGTCGATGCTAAACTTTATCCCGATTAATTCTGTGGCAAATGCAAAAACAATTCAGCACATGAGCTATCCAAAATGTATTATTAGATCAGTTTGTTTCTGAGAATACGAGGAAAACGGCGAATAGAGTGATAAATGCCATATGTATGAATCTCAGATAATCCTATTAAGTCTTAATCACGCTATTGCGTCACCGGACCCAcatgttttatttacaaatggaatataatataaaaaacacaGAACTATTAAGTAAAACGTTGAAACATAATACTCGATTTGTCGTGGCTAGCGGGTCGGGTTAATGATGTTCTTTATAAAACTGGAATTGGAGTCTTACTTTATCCTAACACCCTAGCTCGGCTTACAGGGTACAGACTTTTATCACCTAATCTTAACTAGACCGTACtaaaaagaatatttattttatatttagtcaaataagataaaattaagatatgaaaaaactaaaatatgaaaattgatACTATTTTTTGACAGTTTTGTAAATCAATAATGCATTTAAAATACAGTACTTACtaatctaagaaaattaatttaattttataatatgtactaCGATTAATCCTGATTACCGTTTTGTGATACGGGCCGCAGCAAAGTATCACTCGCTGTGTGCTCCTAGTTAATACTCAATCTAATTTTCTTAAGCTAAACTTAAAGCTGGCTTTCGGATAAGCTAAATGATAAAAGTTGACTTCCCTCGGTTGTAGACTTAGGGAATTTCTTTGTCAAAAAAATTAGGCCAAGATTTAGTACAGAAGTATAATTACTTATGTCGTTTCgattttatatttcttttacTTGTCAGTTCAAGTGTGGTATGCAATAAGAAGTATCTCTATCTATCTACGAGCATCtgatgagtaggtacctactatatttTGAGTACTGAATACCTACAAAATATATAGTTTTCATCAATAGGTAATTAGGTAGTCATCATCACTATTTAATTGAATGTAATGCGGCATCCACAGACGTGCTTAATTAACGATTGCATTAATTAGCAGTTATAATGAGCATTTCTGTGAAAACATAAAGCCATGGTTAAGACCCACTCTATTTAAGTATTACTTAAGTTATTCCTGTAGTTTTATGACGGGTACACGTTTTATATCCCAAATAGGAGTAGTGAGCTATCATAATTTCAGCTCACGGACACCTTTCCACACGCAATAACTCTTTTATGCTGATGTTAGTGATGTTACGAatattaaaagtaggtactactTTCCAAAATTGGTCCCATTTGACGAAAATATCTGACACTGGCATTGGCATCTTTTTTAATGTCGGTTCAAAAGGAAGCAATATTTTTAGTGAaagaacaaataatatttttggccAGCTATAACCTTCTTATCAcagcttttgtccagcagtggacgtctttcggctgaaacgaacgaagttgtattttcttttacacCCAGTTGATATGGAAAACAATAGATAGGTGGTAGCAATGAAGGAGCTACTTATTTGTTTGGTCGACATAACATTCAGTGTATTTTGGTAACATATTTAAATCCCTCCTGTGACATTTTACATATACCGGAGATGAGATCGTAACATCCAACTTCCAAGAGTCTTCGCGTGAGCCATGAATACAGATCCGTATCTCTAGCACGAACAACTtttgtcttcgaatcgtttgcgtattcgacaaaatttgGGCGAAGGCTGGGCTTCAATTTCAACGATAACGTGATGATctcgattgtcaaaattagttttgtgctaccatttctcatactaagttcattTTGTACTATCTTTGCGTTTTTTGTATTGTCTATGAATGTATGTCTTTGAAAAAGCTGCCCAGGGGGTCGGCCAAGAAACACGAATAAAACAAACTCAGTATTAAAACTCAGTCTTTTAATGATCTACCTTTTCCTACGCATAATAACACAGTTCTCtttacgaggggcggctgaaaagttttgagcctaagtatcttcaagtgttattattgactcgcgctaaatttaattaatttgccaataacctctttagtatatgtacaaagtttcatttcattagcgtcatcacgcttttagaaattaatccgtaaacatcatcatgtctcagtcatccgcgcaatgtacgaaattgaagtacacagttgtcataaaattccTCAAAAAGAAGAACAAAACGCTGACGATAACATTTGAAGAAATGTCtacagtttatggggagtctgggccttcatttgccatcatgaaagattggatccgatagttcaagcatggcagggagtcgctaaaagatgaccgcaagtcagggcggccagatttcgccattaacgaataaaataacgaaaatttaaagaatcttgctttagagatcagcgaattaagctgtgacagatagctgaagccataggcattagcaagaaacgtatcggcgatatttttcatactcatttgcacatgaaataggggtccgcgcgatgggtgccaaaaatgcccacgccgctcgacaaccagtgtcgagtcacaacttcgctggagttttaggacatctttgACCATAACCCTATCAATGttttttctcacattgtcactattgataaataatagatcCGGCAATATGATCTAGAGTTAAAataagagtcaatgcaatggattcaaaagggaaaacgccgccgcggaaattcaaagtggagcgatcgaccccaagctcatagccactatttttgggattgtggaggaattttattcattgactacctacttttaaaaaaactacaataaacgggaattattatgctgtactaatgataagagtgcgtcaagtggttgttgaaatattaagaAGCAAACTGGCGAAAGGAAATCTGTTATTGCAAGACAATTCGCCCGCGCACACCGCGCATGTTACATGGCTTGccccgggtaaaactggatttcaagaaattaatcacccaCCACACAGTTTAGTTCGAATCCCTAGCTATATTGCctaattctcaaattggaaaaaactcctccaggaacgaagatttttgagtgacaaagaaatggaggcggcgttaaaggctcatttcgaagGCGAAGATtacgaattttttttcagtaggttaaaagctcttttacacaaatgtaagaagtccgttgtagtagagggagattaaatagaaaaatatattttttatacttttctatcggcatttttaataccttaggctcaaaacttttcagccgcccctcgtatgtCAGGTCCACAGGGGCATTGTTTAAGTTTCCATATAATtcttgatggcgattcgaatacgcaaacgattcgttgtcgaaaatttttcgtgctagaggtaccgTAGAATGTGAAGAGTTGCGGTTTTGTGGTTCACTGATGTCTTTATGTCCTACAAGTAATACAGTGAGCTTACAAAATTGTGCTTTACGAACATATGCAACTTTGTAGTCATATTTGGAGACAACGGGACGCGAGTAAGCAGAAAATTGAATGGGATCTCTACTAGGAGCTTTAGAAAACACGAGTAGGTACTCTTAGATTGTAATTAAGAGTTATTTTATAACTGCTTGAAACTtagtaggtttttttttaactggTATTTTGCTACCAgaatcaatgtttttttttttaattggatgTTGTTATTATTAGGTTACTTTTATTAAGTTTGGAGAGAGTagcggtcttattcataatcatttttcacattttatcaaatgcttattagaggtttataaaacgtttgataaaaattgttattcataatcgtcatttagcgctaaaatcctcttataactgtgtgataagttatcgagagctcgggccttgtttaaagctctaataaacctattttaacctaacttttataaatgtcatttcatatgaatgtcacttcgttggtttatttattcaaaatatccttgctgtgatccttgcttgtgaaaatgaatgctataaatgcaattgtgcatttagccaataatgccgacccagcgcgacgtagaaagctctaccgccaacgaagcaacccattcgatttgcgggacctaaattttaaaataaaatataggttcaataaggacacagtgcgcaccatcatagatttggtggaagatgatctggttcagagcgctagaggtggtggcacgtgtcctgaactgcaagttttagtggccataagatgttggggacgtcgtgaggtaagcacaaaaaagtgttttattttatccctttgtcgtggctgctataattattttcatacattttcaggtacaagatgatgctggtgacctccatggcctaagtcagccgacagtgagccggatatgcgccagagtcgcgcatgcaatcgcgaataaggcaaattccttcatcaaaatgcctatcactataggagagcaggaaagaattagtgccaaatttagagcaattaaaaattttcctggggtgataggagccatagattgcacccacattaaaattaaaaaaaccggaggtgacatggcccagtactatattaatagaaaaggctattattccctgaatgttcaggtaaaatatattttgattttatacagtttacaacagagaaagatttgttttaataatgtctataatttttactttgtatgatctaaattttagcaacattcaacactatattattggatggattacctacaggatactgttttttttattttaggttgtctgtgatgctgacctcaaaataatggatatagtggctagatggcgaggcagtacacatgacagtcgaatttttatggagagcaatataaaacaacgatttgaggataggcagtttagaggacgccttattggcgattcgggctaccctcttctgccatatctatttacacctattttaaggcctagtcgtccagaagaagaagcatacaataatgctcacatctcaactaggaacactgttgaaaggtgttttggggtgtggaagcagcggttccaatgcctactccatggcttaccagtaagcctccaaaatggaaaagctgtgatcatagcattggctgtattacataatatagccattgatatgaatgacacattgttaggtaaatgttatcaatttgactgtacataaggaatacaaatctttatgacaaaatgttgacaaattcataatatttttcagaacaacatatggagcaggtccctgtaactccgcaactttcgacggagaacagtgttcacgacaaccgaccttcattgttgaggcgtaggtcgcagttgatactacaaaattttataaatcaacatttttgaatggtactaaaatacattttgataaattccaacgatttacttttatgtaatgtcatttgagttcatgaaaatgttgtattttaatttttcagatactgttcctggcatcttaatgaaaataaaaagaatatttgattgaaaaatacctgtatttcaattttcagtccaatttgttactatcacaaaaacaaaacctgtagttctctttaaaaaagcaattattctgcaaaaattcaaaacaaattactttatatcactaatttaagtacaattagtttcaacaaacttacttattaaaaatcacagttcaattctttaaaacaaagaaattgcttaagtataaacgtttctattcggaggttatcaaccttctacatttaaaacaaaataaccataatttacactattattataaaggcgaatgtttgtgactaggcatatgtgtatttactttatatcactaatttaagtacaattattaaacttacttactaaaaatcacagttcaattcttataaacaaataaattgctaaaacagatagattatatagtctcgaataacatataggcttctttttatcctggaaaaatgcacagatcctgtaggttacagaaatagtagtctacgcaggcggagtcgtgggcaacagctagttaatagtaatctcaaactcttattaagttatgactagtaaacatattcatagccgtctaaatatattgcagaaacacaatcaaaatgcggattggaactgcataaaatacaaattaaaaacaaacagaagtaagggaggaactaacttattatttagaatctgttagtacttgaaaaactttaacatcaaaagacttattattatttattaatgtgagtgtaatatttaagtttttcctgtaataattgatgctcaagatccaagtttctccctttcttccgttcgttttccatttgaacttcatgcagttcaatccggcattttgattctgtttctgcaatttcggaaatcctaactttgcttaaatcaattaagccttctttgtttaacagtttccttttttttttgattgctggtgctttaaaattaggttttgctttattttcttttgcctctacttttttattttctttatcttccaatatgcctctagtagtacaagcatgtgtatcttctatttcttcatcaagtaccaccaattcatattggatttcttcattatttatcaattcctgatcttgcgtattttgagttgattcctcctcttgaatgttaattaattcacttttatttgagtccgagtcaaatctgttaacatcgactacaaattcattgggcaaccaagatgctatatcatcagccctatcgtcaggcactgataatggtggaccaccgccagttttaatttgagcctgcctagcaatggtcttgtctttcttcgcactgatttttatgaggctccattgcgattttaactgggtaatggagcggttcataccagcgcacattgaattaaacctgaaaaagaaatgacaggattttgaattacaggtaaaggcaaaattttatattgaaggcagaaatcaaaagatgtaccaacgttgtttgtaaatcagcccaagccgcaaccttccgtttattcgtgttagtgtctgtatttttattttcgattgcatttactctttctttcaccaactctttcagcaaatactgaaaagcaaacactaggcgtcaaacataaataaaaccatgctacaaaaattagtaggcactttatcaggctaaaaataagtactaccttatcttcctccaaccagttttctgatcgttgccttttaggcggtctgttctccttcgtcatggacataattagtatccgatgtaactagccgggtcgtcgtaagagcttattgcagagtacagggtaagaggtacagaatccagaacatacaatcccaagttttataaaagtttgataaaacttgggagttgatcgaaaaaaccgaaaactttattaaattttcgtgccaaatgtcaatgtcagtaagtaaaacgtcacagctgccaattttttgttttttttttctgcgatttgtctatgattttacatggtccatcaagttaaatcaccaaaaaagctgttttcgttcattctttttgtatagtctgtggaaagaaaatattaaactctgttttagctatcaaaggtttataaacgattatgaataacgttttttatcagaggtttataagagtgttttaagcctatcaaacgttttagctaatgtaggttttaaacctatattagcattttattatgaataagaccgtaggATAGTTTCTCGCAATTTTCTACGAGCAAACTGAAAAAGACATTGATGCGAGACAATATTtacaaatgatgatgatggtatgTCAGGCATTCCGTAGCATTTTTGAATACGGTAATAACTTATCTATTTTAACCTTAATTGAACAGTCGTCAGTTTATAAAGGCGATATTCTATAATCATAACTGATAAAATTCGACATTACAGTACCTAATTGTTTGTTAGTCAGTACGCTCTGGTAGCTACCAGTAAAGTTTTTTGACGTAATTATCTAAACTCTacttctaaataataaaaaaactcaaTGTTGGAGTTAGTAGAGTAAATAAATTGCTACTGCATGTTTATTACAGCGAATCTTAAATCTTCTCTATCTGTAATCAAACCTAATGATTACCTCTACTAGTTTAAAACAGATATAggaacatttaattaaattaattgtacgCAGAATTAAACTGTTCCCAAAACAGTTAGCTTTAGCCTCGTACTCGTCGGAACAACTAGTTTAACTAGACTAGTGGTCACCGCGGTTATTCCCCGACCAAGTTTACACAAACGTACGCAACTGGAAGGAATTTTTAGGGTATTTTTGGGTATATTAGGAAACACCTACGAGTAATTGTATCAAgtatttatgtaagtaaattCATACATTCATTTAGTAGGTAAATTGATTTTACCAGAAAATTTAGTCGTTGCCacgtacctatttttttttttacaaacactaccactgcttcgggttAGTTCACTTATACCTTTAGCTAATGCTTTGAGACAAGTAGCTCAAGAAACTCTGTCCCATTATTGGCAGCCTGAAAAAAGCGCATTGAATTTATCTTCCCTCTTTCGTTCTCCAAATGATAGTTGCTCACTTTTCTATCACACAAAATTAGGATGTTTGCGACTTGTTTTGAAACGAATACCGTCTGTTCATTCCGAGTCAAGTTTCAAAGAGTTTGTGCAGCAAAGCAGGAATTTTTCGAGTGCATCTCTGTCTTGTGCAGTCCAATTCGGCCACCGCACGAAGTTTAAGTGCGATTTCGGGCGCTCGGTTAACGTCACTCGACATACGCtcgtagttaggtaggtacgtttAACTCGGTTTACTTAGGGCTGCAaaaatgaagtaaaaaaataaaaattccagATTTTTAGATCACATGTTTAGTTAAATTGTTGTTACaggcaataaaatatttatttcatagaaTATGGTTACAACAGCTCTTACAATGAAAAAGTTCTACATATTCTGCCATAGTAGTTGGTGTAGAAATCACAAGACATAGGTAATTAAATttatctacataattatttataatatccctaagcgctcctgcacacgacgccgctaccgcgctACTGTTCATACGAcaccgagtaaaaccgccgccgcgccgccgccgcgccgccaccgcgccgccacCACCGCGCCATCAAAGTATAATTTCGCcca
Proteins encoded in this window:
- the LOC135075458 gene encoding putative nuclease HARBI1 — translated: MNAINAIVHLANNADPARRRKLYRQRSNPFDLRDLNFKIKYRFNKDTVRTIIDLVEDDLVQSARGGGTCPELQVLVAIRCWGRREVQDDAGDLHGLSQPTVSRICARVAHAIANKANSFIKMPITIGEQERISAKFRAIKNFPGVIGAIDCTHIKIKKTGGDMAQYYINRKGYYSLNVQVVCDADLKIMDIVARWRGSTHDSRIFMESNIKQRFEDRQFRGRLIGDSGYPLLPYLFTPILRPSRPEEEAYNNAHISTRNTVERCFGVWKQRFQCLLHGLPVSLQNGKAVIIALAVLHNIAIDMNDTLLEQHMEQVPVTPQLSTENSVHDNRPSLLRRRSQLILQNFINQHF